A genomic region of Podarcis raffonei isolate rPodRaf1 chromosome 13, rPodRaf1.pri, whole genome shotgun sequence contains the following coding sequences:
- the CCDC103 gene encoding coiled-coil domain-containing protein 103, with protein sequence MEGVIDFRALEKELEEAIAADEKYQRENEAKFRAVHQKVATYEEFRDIVLASHLRPLEKKDKVGKKRNVLWNSHAVKANLKQESEVQLSQELEQLPKTSAEFYRDWRRCMKNSQERYQLLLQLGSQNLGQIFQTDLAFGFLGEFLAVFNENTCLKDRDSVLEILESFSGTKRFGLNVELMSEQEKKNCRQLFEKLQRMGTDPSNPPDFSHATEGEGVPGTQIHCQADGPTKIKLMELMHLYKVT encoded by the exons ATGGAGGGTGTGATCGACTTCCGTGCTTTGGAGAAAGAGTTGGAAGAAGCTATTGCTGCTGATGAAAAGTACCAGAGAGAGAATGAAGCCAAGTTCCGAGCAGTGCACCAGAAAGTGGCGACTTATGAAGAATTCAG GGATATTGTTTTAGCATCACATTTAAGGCCTCTGGAGAAAAAGGACAaggtggggaagaagagaaatgtGTTGTGGAACTCCCATGCAGTTAAAGCAAACTTGAAACAAGAGAGTGAGGTACAGCTGTCTCAG gaGTTGGAACAGCTGCCCAAGACGTCTGCAGAATTCTACAGAGATTGGCGCAGATGCATGAAAAACAGCCAAGAACGCTACCAGCTCCTGCTCCAACTTGGATCCCAAAACCTGGGCCAAATCTTCCAAACAGACCTTGCTTTTGGTTTCCTAGGTGAATTCCTAGCAGTGTTCAATGAAAATACCTGTCTCAAAGACCGGGACTCTGTCTTGGAGATTTTGGAGAGTTTTTCAGGAACCAAACGCTTTGGATTGAATGTGGAACTCATGAGTgagcaagagaagaaaaactgtcGACAGTTGTTTGAGAAACTGCAAAGGATGGGGACTGACCCTAGCAATCCTCCTGACTTTTCACATGCCACAGAGGGGGAAGGTGTGCCTGGTACCCAAATCCATTGCCAAGCAGATGGACCAACTAAAATAAAATTGATGGAACTGATGCACCTTTACAAAGTCACCTAA